A DNA window from Nodosilinea sp. FACHB-141 contains the following coding sequences:
- a CDS encoding response regulator transcription factor, which produces MIRLLLVDDQTIIRQGLTNLLEAQPDLTVVGMAENGQQAVDQVIALYATPRQPDVVLMDVRMPQVDGVAATRQICDDFPGVKILVLTTFDDDEYVQQAMRYGAKGYLLKQTPVDQLAIAIRVVHQGYTHMGPGLFEKTQFPAAPAELPAALIPPELEGLSPREQEVLKLISNGLSNREIAQTLYISERTVRNHVTSILSQLQLRDRTQAALYANGFWPQVDSLKVAKLRF; this is translated from the coding sequence CTGATCCGCCTCCTCCTCGTCGACGACCAAACCATCATTCGTCAGGGATTGACCAACCTCCTAGAGGCTCAACCCGACCTCACCGTGGTCGGCATGGCTGAAAACGGTCAGCAGGCTGTCGATCAGGTCATTGCCCTCTACGCTACCCCCCGCCAACCCGATGTAGTGCTGATGGATGTGCGCATGCCCCAGGTGGATGGTGTTGCCGCCACCCGTCAGATCTGCGACGACTTTCCCGGGGTAAAGATTTTGGTGCTCACCACCTTCGACGATGACGAATATGTGCAGCAGGCCATGCGCTACGGGGCCAAGGGCTACCTGTTGAAGCAGACCCCTGTGGATCAGTTGGCGATCGCAATTCGCGTTGTGCATCAGGGCTACACCCACATGGGGCCAGGGCTGTTCGAAAAAACTCAGTTCCCTGCAGCCCCCGCCGAACTGCCCGCAGCACTGATTCCCCCTGAGCTAGAGGGGCTGTCGCCCCGTGAGCAGGAGGTGCTGAAGCTGATTAGCAACGGCCTCAGCAATCGCGAAATTGCCCAGACGCTCTACATTTCTGAGCGCACGGTGCGCAATCACGTCACTAGCATTCTCAGTCAACTGCAGCTGCGCGATCGTACCCAGGCGGCGCTTTATGCCAACGGTTTTTGGCCCCAAGTAGATAGCCTTAAAGTAGCAAAGCTGCGATTTTAG
- a CDS encoding sensor histidine kinase, protein MENQATLQERNRIAREIHDSLGHALTAQTILLENALLYLPAQADQSRGYLTNAKDSAYQTLRDVSKSVSALRNNPLQGQSLAIAVPLLVNELCQSARITSDCSVELPETLPDDITLALFRIVQEAITNVVKHSQATTVQVKLGAKPSRVYLQVLDNGQGFDPSKNTTGFGLRGMRERAIALSGTCQIWSAPDAGCRISVILPLPAAIDHPA, encoded by the coding sequence ATCGAAAACCAGGCCACCCTGCAAGAGCGCAACCGCATTGCCCGCGAAATCCACGATTCCCTTGGCCACGCGCTAACAGCCCAAACCATTCTGCTGGAGAATGCCCTGCTCTACCTGCCCGCCCAAGCCGACCAGTCCCGCGGCTATCTCACCAACGCCAAAGACTCGGCCTATCAAACCCTGCGGGATGTGTCGAAGTCGGTTTCTGCCCTGCGCAACAACCCTTTACAGGGGCAATCGCTGGCGATCGCCGTACCCCTTTTAGTCAACGAGCTGTGCCAATCGGCCCGCATCACCTCAGACTGCTCGGTCGAGCTGCCCGAAACCCTGCCCGACGACATCACGCTGGCCCTGTTTCGCATTGTGCAAGAGGCGATTACTAATGTGGTCAAACACAGCCAAGCCACCACCGTGCAGGTCAAGTTGGGGGCCAAGCCCAGCCGCGTTTACCTCCAGGTGCTCGACAACGGCCAGGGCTTTGACCCCAGCAAAAACACCACAGGCTTTGGCTTACGAGGCATGCGCGAACGAGCGATCGCCCTCAGCGGCACCTGCCAAATCTGGAGCGCCCCCGATGCAGGCTGCCGTATCAGCGTCATTTTGCCGCTGCCTGCAGCGATCGACCATCCCGCCTAA
- a CDS encoding biotin/lipoyl-binding protein gives MAEHFSTTPVAEERSPDADSVDVGAKPRRWLRWPLWLWLLGLLGLLGLVPIVGPRIGLVLPPPKREAASRGLNALTQPVETAAVTVRVEGRGSVVAVTTVNLSPKTAGRLEALYVDQGAMVAAGHVLARMEVGTLEAEGPAPRPASPG, from the coding sequence ATGGCAGAGCATTTTTCAACTACCCCGGTAGCGGAGGAGCGATCGCCCGATGCCGATTCTGTAGATGTGGGAGCAAAGCCAAGGCGCTGGCTGCGCTGGCCCCTGTGGCTTTGGCTGCTGGGCCTGCTGGGCTTGCTGGGGCTGGTGCCGATTGTCGGCCCGCGAATAGGGTTGGTGCTGCCGCCCCCCAAACGCGAGGCGGCGAGCCGTGGTCTCAACGCCTTGACCCAGCCGGTCGAAACCGCTGCGGTGACAGTGCGGGTAGAGGGGCGGGGCAGCGTGGTGGCGGTGACTACGGTAAATCTAAGCCCCAAGACCGCAGGCCGATTGGAGGCGCTCTATGTAGATCAGGGGGCCATGGTGGCGGCGGGGCACGTGCTAGCCCGCATGGAGGTAGGCACGCTGGAAGCCGAAGGCCCAGCGCCGCGCCCAGCTAGCCCAGGCTGA
- a CDS encoding efflux RND transporter periplasmic adaptor subunit: MASAQSQVALAVSQRDRFRDLAAHGAISQNELAQYETEARSAEASLNEAQQQLAETARGARPEEIEASAAAVAAARAQVEIIHTQLGEATIRAPFGGVVTQTYATVGAIVTPTTSASPTASATSSSILALSSGLEVEVEVAEASIGQVAVGQTVEIVADAFPQEPFQGRVKRIAPEALIENNVTVFQVTVELQTGLDRLRSGMTVAATFVGETVAEALLVPTVAIATENGQLGVRVADAAGNPVFRPVTVGLTQGGKTQILTGVEGGDRVFLDMPREEGGSPFSPPSPPG, encoded by the coding sequence GTGGCCTCAGCCCAGTCGCAGGTGGCGTTGGCGGTAAGTCAGCGCGATCGCTTTCGTGACCTGGCAGCCCATGGGGCGATTTCTCAAAACGAGCTAGCTCAGTACGAAACCGAGGCCCGTAGCGCTGAGGCTAGTCTGAATGAAGCGCAGCAGCAGCTAGCCGAAACCGCTCGCGGCGCTCGCCCGGAAGAGATTGAGGCGTCGGCGGCGGCGGTGGCAGCGGCCAGGGCTCAGGTCGAGATTATTCACACTCAGCTGGGTGAGGCGACGATTCGGGCTCCGTTTGGTGGGGTGGTGACGCAGACCTATGCAACGGTGGGGGCGATCGTAACGCCGACGACCAGCGCATCACCGACGGCTTCGGCCACGTCTAGCTCAATTTTGGCCCTGTCTTCGGGGCTGGAGGTGGAGGTGGAAGTGGCAGAGGCGAGCATTGGTCAGGTTGCGGTGGGGCAAACGGTGGAGATTGTAGCGGATGCTTTTCCTCAGGAGCCTTTTCAGGGCCGGGTGAAGCGGATTGCGCCGGAGGCGCTGATTGAAAATAACGTCACGGTGTTTCAGGTGACGGTGGAGCTGCAAACAGGGCTGGATCGGCTGCGGTCGGGGATGACGGTGGCGGCGACGTTTGTGGGCGAGACGGTGGCGGAGGCGCTGCTGGTGCCGACGGTGGCGATCGCGACTGAGAATGGCCAGCTGGGGGTGCGGGTGGCGGATGCGGCAGGCAATCCGGTTTTTCGGCCGGTGACGGTGGGGCTGACGCAGGGGGGAAAGACGCAGATTTTGACGGGGGTGGAGGGGGGCGATCGCGTTTTTTTGGATATGCCAAGGGAGGAGGGGGGATCGCCGTTTAGTCCGCCGTCGCCGCCGGGTTGA
- a CDS encoding FtsX-like permease family protein encodes MLLLGFTASISLLVGGIGIMSIMLVSVTERTQEIGLRKAIGAKGSGLMAQFTIEAVILAVTGGLVGVAFGAGGVGLVALLSPLEAAVSWVAIALSFSVSGGIGLVFGVLPARRAAQLDPIVALRS; translated from the coding sequence GTGCTGTTGCTGGGGTTTACGGCCAGCATTTCGCTGCTGGTGGGGGGCATTGGCATTATGAGCATCATGCTGGTGTCGGTCACCGAGCGCACCCAGGAGATTGGTCTGCGTAAGGCGATCGGGGCCAAGGGCTCAGGCCTAATGGCCCAGTTCACCATCGAGGCGGTAATTTTGGCGGTGACCGGCGGGCTGGTGGGCGTGGCGTTTGGTGCTGGCGGCGTTGGGTTAGTGGCGCTGCTGAGCCCGCTGGAAGCGGCGGTGAGCTGGGTGGCGATCGCCCTTTCCTTTTCAGTCTCTGGCGGCATTGGCTTGGTGTTTGGCGTTTTGCCTGCCCGCCGCGCCGCCCAGCTCGACCCCATCGTTGCCCTGCGGAGCTAA